From the genome of Solanum pennellii chromosome 6, SPENNV200:
AGCCCCACGGTGGGcgtttagtttcttttttttccgtGGTCACTTCTCTTGttcgaatatatatatattaacagaTATTGGTAGTTGTCCGACTTTCTTTTTGATGTTGtgatcatataaaaacataaactTTGAGGCTCAATAGTTAAATACATCATAAATATCATACCGCGAATAGGATGTGAAATTAATACAATGGATTAAAAAACATCAAACTTCTCTTATTCGAAAGAATTAGAACACATCCAAATGGTACCAGCCGTACGTAAAAATAGAAGGATTTGACAGAAATATGTAAATTGTCTCTCCTAAAAAGATTATTTCGGAATAATTAGGAAAGCTACACCAACAACGAGCAGAAGCAAAGTTATGAGATACCTAAAAAAAGCCCGACCAAACCACTCTAGCAAGTTTATGTCCactgaaaaaatataaagttaaatgttttgatttttcattttccaaattaagagttttcttttttatcataCTACCCTTAgtattaaataagaatatagTAATAGtggtcaaattcaaattttaaaggcaACATTTTTTTGTCCTATAGAAACTCGCTGGGATTTGATGTTCTATTAATACGTTTTAAGATAGCTAAATATAGCTTCAAGGTAATTTTGCAGGCAACTCATTACTTAAAAACTAAAGATTGACATTGTTCTTTGAAGAACAATATAAATAGCAAAACGTCAAACTGAATAATTTAGCTAGCAAAGTCaacgaaaacaaaaaaaaaactggaCTTGTTGTAGCACAAATTCAGAAGATCATATTTAACTATTAAATATATCTAGTGAGCATACTAAATATTTCGATATTATATGTGTGATTGGGGTCACGTggatcttttattttatttttaattttcatatagaAAGGTAAaatttttaacaagttattataTACTATAAAAGTAGTTGAATAGTATCAATGAATAAATGCATAGTTATTTCCTTATCAATTTACAACAACAAATACGTAAAGCAGAAGATTATGCTTTTATGCTCTTACAATACTGTCTACGCACATGAAAATGCCAATATAATAGATCTAAATAAACTGTTTCTGaacaaaaatcatcaatttttgaGTTGCCATGAACTTGGTCCTCCGTTTTAACTTGTCTAGACTTTCACATATGGACATTCATGTATTGACTCATCATGGTAAATACGGCTTAACGTCATTGTCCATATTCTTCTGAGACTCTTCAACAGCAAATGTCTTCTTATTTAAAATTCTCTTGTCACAGTAACTGAAATATAAGACCAATTGCACTATTCCTAAAGTCAACCCAACACCTGTTGAAATCTGCATAGTAACAAAATTCACTACTTACTACTACTAGTAATTCATAATTCTTATTGATATGAGTTTCAATCTGCTTGACTCATCTAAACTTTCATTACTTATATTCTCAACATCATGCGAAAGAAGTACTTACACCAATATATGGGTCCATTCCTAGTATGGCATAGATAAACCAGCTAGTGCAAGATAGGATTGCGGCAAATGATAAGAGAAATGGCATGTACTCCACGCTTTTGGTCGTGATCACTAGTCtctgaataaaaattaaaaatatgtgtataatataccaaaaatatgTGATTATATCGAGGAGTATTTGAGAGTACTTACGATAATAGACAGAGGAGCAGCATACATAACGATAGAGAAAACCGTGGAAGCAATGCCACAAAAGAGCTTTCTATTTTTTCCATGAAAAAAAAGCACTGAGATAACAGCAGCTGCAGCAAAAGCAACGACGACTAATACAAATATTGCGAAGATTTTTCTCTTTTGCTGATTGGGCgcatataataaaaatataagcaCATATATTAACTCAATTGCAGCTCCAGTCCCGTTGATTGTTACGACCAGAATATTGTTTGATGTTACAAATGGCAGACCATACCTGCTaattcatttattcattcattaaatcaataactttattaaaaaaaataagggataatgcacaagtaccccctcaacctatgcgcGAAATCAAAGAGACACAcatatactatactaaggtcctattacctctctaagcttattttattaataattttctacgccttttcgacctacgtgacactatcttgtgggctcaacgttgattgacttttttttcttcaagttagtgccacataggccgaaaaggggtagcaaattacttataaaataagttcaggggtaatagaatcttagtatagtataagtgtgtctctgagatttcgggcataggttgagggggtatttgtgcattttcccaaaaattaataatcaaaGTCCATTTCGAtgcatcaaaatttgaaaagaaatttgCTGCATGAGTATAGATAGTTACCATGCACTAATTAAGCAGTTCAAAAATGCCATAACATAAGGTATGCCAGAGAATTGTTCCGTTGATTTGTTCTTGATGATCCTCTTGAATGTATGCCTaaattcaatcaaataaaatatattaaaaattaaaatgatttatattattaatgtgtataaattataatagaaaTTCTGATCGTGTTTGTTAAGAAATATACTTACGTGGGtaccaaaaagagaaagagagtgGCAACATTTCCTGTTAATTagcagaaaaaaaagaagagaaactcaaccaaaaattaattaattaattcaagagaaaaatatacaaagcaaataaaatatggaaatgaattaattaaagtgAAATTAACTCACCAAGAATCCCAAAAACAAATTGTATAGTGTGTACAAGACCCCTCATATTGTTGATTACTCTACAAGCTATGAGCAAGTTAGTTGAATATAAAGAGGAGatgatattttaattcaaaataaataggAGTAATTAAATCAAGAATATGGAgtacttaaaaagggaaaattctcACTAATAACTATTCATAAATATAGAGGAAAACTGCATGGCTTATTATAATGATATCATCGTGATCACTCGTGACTAGAAAAGTAAAAAGCTTTAACtttgaaatatgatatttatatcCTTCCCTTTTGGGTCCGTATAAGTAAATACTTAAATTTGTAACATATAAACATACACGTCCTACTTGACATCTAATTAGGTGACAATTCATATCCTACAAGACATCTAATGTGGCCTGCTACATGTATTATGTCACGTCAGACgcatgtgtctatttgttcaactttatacaagttttaatatttatttgtgctCATCCAAAATTAGAAAGCATAA
Proteins encoded in this window:
- the LOC107022962 gene encoding bidirectional sugar transporter SWEET1-like gives rise to the protein MRGLVHTIQFVFGILGNVATLFLFLVPTHTFKRIIKNKSTEQFSGIPYVMAFLNCLISAWYGLPFVTSNNILVVTINGTGAAIELIYVLIFLLYAPNQQKRKIFAIFVLVVVAFAAAAVISVLFFHGKNRKLFCGIASTVFSIVMYAAPLSIIRLVITTKSVEYMPFLLSFAAILSCTSWFIYAILGMDPYIGISTGVGLTLGIVQLVLYFSYCDKRILNKKTFAVEESQKNMDNDVKPYLP